In Spartobacteria bacterium, the following are encoded in one genomic region:
- a CDS encoding PAS domain S-box protein, whose protein sequence is MFMEYEYLKNKQNGVWRAFFCSSMMLVILFALGMGSSAGAAEYRRVLLLHSYHPGFEWTDGIDEGIRAALKGEPVTIFTEYLDSKRVPLEDVSEPATTYLREKYRRLIPDVLIVSDNNALDVLREHRDTLFPGVPVVFCGINDYTPAVLEGFEGRMTGVAEKTDPAGTIQLIRRLQPQAEKLYVITGTTPTGLAVRNEIAKVVAENSLGFEPVWLDGLSAAELRKRLAEVSSHDAVLLNLFNRDAEGVYRTSDEAAEMVTDSTSAPVYGLWDFYLGHGVVGGFMVSSRDQGLMAGRLTRDILTGSSLPPVVLHSPNAMILSWPDLQAKGLHSVRLPVEAEFRGRTESNPWPLIVLSVLGTLLLTMALFALAGLLRSVREPEPNVPLVIFLRRSMRRSIILLIVGLLTAMVTQIWRAAQWDTQRIRDDILDEKKTLLRLIVDQTMQNIAYGREKMTEEGVAEKDIQEEVKNRLASISFADDNYIFVTDYEGIELVNPHQPDLVGKDLNDMTDDDGVKVVQELIAAAKRPAGGFVKYIWQKPGVSYNVPKLTFVRGVQDWGWVVGIGLYLDDIDADTTAAIGRHRQQALTEAGVILALGALVLLLMEIAARRITGEIDRETSNLRRGIAERSLTIEAYTIPEFHSIAVDAARTFDELEESNVEREKNHKQVIAMMEAGEAARAQLAAAEAHQRILLDNIRTQIWFLTDEQTYGAVNAVHAGFHGLSVKDMAFKNMYEFLPADVVDRYRASNREVFSTGRVVCGEQWCCNAAGEQRLLSVVSSPKLNARGQVEYIVCSADDITERRQAEERLQRSEERFALAVEGTCDGLWDWDLVTGAAYHSDRFARMLGYEPEDLPYTGDAWADLIHPDDQTMSFTVLQDYLSGRTEQYESTFRMRMKDGSYRWITGRGRCVRDESGKLTRMVGFNTDITERKKAEEQLHQMNRELEKATAHANLMATEALMASVAKSEFLANISHEIRTPMNGVIGMSRLLEDTELNAEQAGYVRSIIVSGDALLTLVNDVLDFSKIESGKMELELLEFNLLHMLDDFASSIAPQAQQKGIELICGMAPDVPELVVGDPGRLRQILTNLTGNAIKFTEEGEISIFVEREPQIPNQDPGTKNQEPVTLRFTVRDTGIGIPSDRQASLFEEFTQVDSSTTRKYGGTGLGLAISRRLTQLMGGEIGVISPTSCSAGSQDQITNDSGSTFWFTARLEKQKDSKTETAEQMMDLQGRRVLVVSANASERHAICARMQRFGIRTDAVPSGAEALNQLTEMSEQKAPYCLVIIAKCMDGEALGRAIRADQQLTHLRLVLLTSLTESGRSNYNASVIFDDYLTKPVRQDELKFVISSAQSDCDTQTKTYHRFPRQTSDRKQLKQHNAKRGRVLLAEDNRVNQIVALGMLSKIGIKADAVANGAEVISAIQSINYALILMDIQMPEMDGYEATRKIRAAEREGDLTYRHIAENNAHIPIIAMTAHALQSDREKCIASGMDDYITKPIVVDRIIDLLDVWLPGKN, encoded by the coding sequence ATGTTCATGGAGTATGAGTATTTGAAGAATAAACAGAATGGGGTATGGAGAGCGTTTTTTTGCTCCTCCATGATGTTGGTCATCTTATTTGCTCTGGGAATGGGCTCTTCGGCGGGGGCGGCGGAATACCGTCGGGTGCTCCTGCTGCATTCCTATCACCCCGGGTTTGAATGGACCGATGGAATCGATGAAGGGATTCGTGCGGCACTGAAGGGCGAACCGGTCACCATTTTTACTGAATATCTGGACAGCAAGCGAGTCCCGCTGGAAGACGTTTCCGAACCTGCGACCACTTATCTGCGTGAGAAATACCGCCGGTTGATTCCTGATGTGCTGATTGTATCGGACAACAATGCGCTGGATGTCCTGCGCGAACATCGCGACACCCTGTTTCCGGGTGTCCCTGTTGTTTTCTGCGGTATAAACGATTATACGCCAGCTGTGCTCGAAGGATTCGAGGGGCGCATGACCGGGGTGGCTGAAAAAACGGATCCGGCGGGCACCATTCAGTTGATACGTCGGCTTCAGCCTCAGGCCGAAAAACTCTACGTAATTACCGGCACGACCCCCACCGGTCTGGCCGTCCGGAATGAAATTGCCAAGGTCGTTGCCGAGAACAGTCTGGGGTTTGAACCGGTCTGGCTGGACGGCCTTTCCGCAGCAGAACTCCGCAAACGCCTGGCCGAGGTTTCGTCGCATGATGCCGTGCTGCTGAACCTGTTTAATCGAGACGCCGAAGGGGTGTACCGAACCAGTGACGAGGCCGCCGAGATGGTGACCGATTCTACGTCGGCCCCCGTTTATGGCCTGTGGGATTTTTATCTGGGACACGGTGTTGTGGGCGGGTTCATGGTCAGCTCCCGAGATCAGGGTTTGATGGCCGGACGGCTGACAAGAGATATCCTGACGGGCAGTTCGCTGCCGCCGGTGGTGCTGCATAGTCCCAACGCCATGATTCTTTCCTGGCCCGATTTGCAGGCGAAGGGGCTGCATTCCGTCCGATTGCCCGTAGAGGCCGAATTCCGAGGGAGAACAGAGTCGAACCCCTGGCCGCTGATTGTGTTGAGCGTGCTGGGGACGTTACTGCTGACGATGGCACTGTTTGCTTTGGCGGGACTTCTGCGATCGGTCAGGGAGCCGGAGCCCAACGTCCCGCTGGTTATTTTTTTGCGTCGGAGTATGCGCCGTTCCATTATCCTCCTGATCGTTGGCCTGCTGACCGCGATGGTAACCCAGATCTGGCGGGCAGCTCAGTGGGATACGCAGCGCATTCGGGATGACATTCTGGACGAAAAAAAGACACTGCTTCGGCTTATCGTGGATCAGACCATGCAAAATATAGCCTATGGCCGCGAAAAAATGACTGAGGAGGGCGTGGCTGAAAAGGACATTCAAGAGGAAGTAAAAAACCGCTTGGCGTCGATATCTTTTGCTGACGATAATTATATTTTCGTTACCGATTATGAAGGCATTGAGCTGGTCAACCCTCACCAGCCCGACCTGGTGGGCAAGGATCTCAATGATATGACCGATGATGACGGGGTGAAGGTTGTTCAGGAACTGATTGCGGCAGCTAAACGACCCGCCGGCGGCTTCGTAAAGTATATCTGGCAAAAACCCGGAGTGAGTTACAACGTGCCCAAATTGACCTTTGTGCGTGGCGTGCAGGACTGGGGATGGGTTGTTGGGATCGGGTTGTATCTGGATGACATTGATGCCGATACGACGGCCGCCATCGGCCGCCACCGGCAGCAGGCGCTCACCGAGGCCGGGGTCATCCTTGCCCTCGGCGCCCTGGTGCTGCTCCTCATGGAAATTGCGGCGCGGCGGATAACCGGGGAAATCGACCGCGAAACCAGCAATCTGCGCAGAGGCATTGCCGAACGGTCGCTGACGATTGAGGCCTATACCATTCCCGAGTTTCATTCTATCGCAGTGGACGCCGCACGCACATTTGACGAACTGGAGGAATCCAATGTTGAACGTGAAAAAAATCACAAACAGGTGATTGCGATGATGGAGGCGGGCGAAGCGGCACGCGCTCAACTGGCCGCTGCCGAGGCCCATCAGCGGATCCTGCTCGATAATATCCGGACGCAGATATGGTTCCTGACCGATGAACAGACCTACGGTGCGGTCAATGCCGTCCATGCCGGCTTCCACGGGTTGTCGGTCAAGGATATGGCGTTCAAAAATATGTACGAGTTCCTTCCCGCCGATGTGGTGGATCGTTACCGCGCCAGCAACCGCGAGGTCTTCAGCACGGGCAGGGTTGTGTGCGGCGAACAATGGTGCTGCAATGCCGCCGGTGAGCAGCGGTTGCTGTCTGTCGTCAGCTCTCCCAAACTCAATGCCCGGGGTCAGGTTGAATATATCGTCTGTTCGGCCGATGATATTACGGAACGAAGGCAGGCGGAAGAACGGCTGCAGCGAAGTGAAGAGCGTTTTGCTCTTGCCGTGGAAGGAACCTGTGACGGCTTATGGGACTGGGATCTGGTTACCGGTGCAGCATACCACTCAGACCGGTTTGCCCGGATGCTGGGCTATGAACCAGAGGATCTCCCGTATACCGGTGACGCGTGGGCGGATCTGATTCATCCAGATGATCAGACAATGAGTTTTACTGTACTGCAGGACTATCTGAGCGGACGGACAGAGCAATACGAATCGACCTTCAGGATGCGGATGAAAGATGGGTCATACCGCTGGATTACAGGCCGCGGCCGCTGCGTGCGCGATGAAAGCGGGAAACTGACACGCATGGTCGGGTTTAATACCGACATTACCGAGCGCAAAAAAGCCGAAGAGCAATTGCACCAGATGAACCGTGAACTGGAAAAAGCCACAGCCCACGCCAATCTCATGGCTACCGAAGCCCTGATGGCCAGCGTGGCCAAGAGTGAATTCCTGGCCAATATTTCGCACGAAATACGTACGCCCATGAACGGGGTGATTGGTATGTCCCGGTTGCTGGAGGACACCGAGCTGAACGCCGAACAGGCCGGCTATGTCCGGAGTATTATAGTAAGCGGTGATGCACTGCTTACTCTGGTTAACGATGTGCTGGACTTTTCTAAAATCGAATCAGGTAAAATGGAGTTGGAGCTGCTTGAATTTAACCTGCTGCATATGCTGGATGATTTTGCATCCTCCATCGCCCCGCAGGCGCAGCAGAAGGGCATTGAACTGATCTGCGGTATGGCTCCGGACGTCCCTGAACTGGTTGTGGGTGATCCTGGCCGCCTGCGTCAGATTCTCACGAATCTAACAGGCAACGCCATCAAATTCACCGAGGAAGGCGAAATCTCCATTTTTGTGGAGCGCGAACCACAAATCCCGAACCAGGACCCAGGAACCAAAAACCAGGAACCCGTTACCCTGCGATTCACCGTGCGCGATACCGGTATCGGGATTCCGTCTGACCGGCAGGCCTCCCTGTTTGAGGAATTCACACAGGTTGATTCTTCCACCACGCGGAAATATGGCGGAACGGGCTTGGGATTAGCCATCTCAAGACGTCTGACGCAACTCATGGGCGGAGAAATCGGTGTTATCAGTCCGACCTCATGCTCTGCCGGCAGCCAGGATCAAATAACGAACGACTCCGGCTCGACGTTCTGGTTTACCGCCCGGCTGGAAAAACAGAAGGATTCAAAAACTGAAACAGCTGAACAAATGATGGATCTCCAGGGGCGGCGTGTGCTGGTGGTTTCTGCCAATGCCTCCGAACGCCATGCCATCTGTGCCCGTATGCAGCGTTTCGGTATCCGCACTGATGCCGTCCCTTCTGGTGCCGAGGCACTCAATCAATTAACGGAAATGTCGGAACAGAAGGCCCCATACTGTTTGGTTATTATCGCTAAGTGTATGGATGGGGAGGCACTCGGACGGGCCATCCGTGCAGACCAGCAACTGACGCATCTGCGTTTGGTCCTGCTGACTTCGCTCACAGAATCGGGACGCAGCAACTACAATGCGTCTGTGATATTTGATGACTATTTGACAAAACCGGTTCGCCAAGACGAACTTAAATTCGTAATATCGTCTGCGCAGAGTGATTGTGATACGCAAACCAAAACCTATCATCGCTTTCCCCGGCAGACCTCGGATCGGAAGCAGCTGAAGCAGCATAACGCAAAACGCGGTCGTGTTCTTCTGGCGGAGGACAATCGCGTAAACCAAATCGTCGCCCTTGGCATGCTTTCGAAAATTGGCATCAAGGCCGATGCGGTGGCCAATGGTGCCGAGGTCATCAGTGCCATCCAGTCGATCAACTATGCCCTTATTCTGATGGATATACAAATGCCGGAAATGGATGGGTATGAGGCCACCAGAAAGATTCGCGCTGCGGAACGCGAAGGGGACCTCACGTACCGCCATATCGCGGAAAACAATGCCCATATCCCCATCATCGCGATGACAGCCCACGCGTTGCAAAGCGACCGCGAAAAGTGCATTGCTTCAGGTATGGATGACTATATTACCAAGCCCATTGTCGTGGATCGCATTATTGATTTGCTGGATGTGTGGTTGCCGGGGAAAAATTGA